A region of Jannaschia sp. W003 DNA encodes the following proteins:
- a CDS encoding phosphoadenylyl-sulfate reductase: MPLDAHALLAARAAALSAEHEGAPAEDVLRAALGLGSTALVSSFGADSVVLLHMAAQLDRAVPVLFLETGMLFPETLAYQRRVAETLGLEDVRVIRPANEDLFLYDPEGDLHGRDPDLCCTLRKVRPLELAVQDFDAVVTGRKRMQAGTRAAMPLFEAEGGRIRANPLAAWTGAELAAYMDDHALPRHPLVAQGYPSIGCAPCTTKVAPGEDARSGRWRGREKTECGIHFAGGVVVRPDGSVATGG, translated from the coding sequence ATGCCGCTTGACGCCCACGCCCTGCTGGCGGCCCGTGCCGCCGCGCTGTCCGCCGAGCACGAGGGCGCCCCGGCCGAGGACGTGCTGCGCGCGGCGCTCGGACTGGGGTCCACGGCGCTGGTGTCGTCGTTCGGCGCCGACTCGGTGGTGCTGCTGCACATGGCGGCGCAGCTGGATCGCGCCGTCCCGGTGCTGTTCCTCGAGACCGGCATGCTGTTCCCCGAGACGCTGGCCTATCAGCGCCGCGTGGCCGAGACGCTCGGGTTGGAGGACGTGCGCGTCATCCGCCCCGCGAACGAGGACCTGTTCCTCTACGACCCCGAAGGCGATCTGCACGGCCGCGACCCGGACCTGTGCTGCACGCTCCGCAAGGTGCGCCCGCTGGAGCTGGCGGTGCAGGACTTCGACGCCGTGGTGACGGGCCGCAAGCGCATGCAGGCCGGCACCCGCGCCGCGATGCCGCTGTTCGAGGCCGAGGGCGGGCGCATCCGCGCCAACCCCCTCGCCGCCTGGACCGGCGCCGAGCTGGCCGCCTATATGGACGATCACGCCCTGCCCCGGCATCCGCTGGTGGCGCAGGGCTACCCCTCGATCGGCTGCGCGCCGTGCACCACGAAGGTGGCGCCGGGCGAGGATGCCCGCTCGGGCCGCTGGCGCGGGCGCGAGAAGACCGAGTGCGGCATCCACTTCGCCGGGGGCGTCGTCGTGCGCCCCGACGGCTCCGTGGCGACGGGAGGCTGA
- a CDS encoding DUF934 domain-containing protein, with translation MPIIRDDGFHADDLDARFVPLAELPANGPVAVDVGPADDLDALLDRLACITVVRVAFPSFSDGRGFTIARVLRRAGFEGRLRAAGHVIADQYAMARRSGFDEVEIDDALAARQPEPQWLARADWQAHDYQARLGRRRAG, from the coding sequence ATGCCCATCATCCGCGACGACGGCTTCCACGCCGACGACCTCGACGCGCGCTTCGTGCCGCTGGCCGAGTTGCCCGCCAACGGCCCCGTGGCGGTGGACGTGGGCCCGGCCGACGACCTGGACGCGCTGCTGGACCGCCTCGCCTGCATCACCGTGGTGCGCGTGGCCTTCCCGAGTTTCTCGGACGGGCGGGGCTTCACGATCGCCCGGGTCCTGCGCCGGGCGGGCTTCGAGGGGCGCCTGCGCGCCGCCGGCCACGTGATCGCCGACCAGTACGCGATGGCCCGCCGCTCGGGCTTCGACGAGGTCGAGATCGACGACGCCCTCGCCGCGCGCCAGCCCGAGCCGCAGTGGCTCGCGCGGGCCGACTGGCAGGCTCACGACTACCAGGCCCGGTTGGGACGGCGGCGCGCCGGATAG
- a CDS encoding DUF2849 domain-containing protein: protein MPKPFTPKVVTANDLRDGEVVYLSVDDRWVRVLAEAELIEDEAHAQIRLLDAEMQASAVVGAYLADVRRGPEGPEPAHFREAFRAAGPTNYAHGKAHGQRPGPDAGRAPIRPEH, encoded by the coding sequence ATGCCCAAGCCCTTCACCCCCAAGGTCGTCACCGCGAACGACCTGCGTGACGGCGAGGTCGTGTACCTCTCCGTCGACGACCGCTGGGTCCGCGTCCTGGCCGAGGCCGAGCTGATCGAGGACGAGGCCCACGCGCAGATCCGTCTCCTCGACGCCGAGATGCAGGCGAGCGCCGTGGTCGGCGCCTACCTCGCCGACGTCCGCCGGGGCCCCGAGGGTCCCGAGCCCGCGCACTTCCGCGAGGCGTTCCGCGCCGCGGGGCCCACGAACTACGCCCACGGCAAGGCCCACGGGCAGCGCCCCGGCCCCGATGCCGGCCGCGCCCCGATCCGCCCGGAGCACTGA
- the cysG gene encoding siroheme synthase CysG yields the protein MNHFPVFLALEGRRVLVVGGGDAAVAKLRLLLKTTAHVNVVAESPAPEIEAWAAEGRLALHRRTQTPGDALCCPIAYAASEDAALDAATLRMAAADGALVNVVDDLENSQFITPAIVDRNPVTVAIGTEGTAPVLARKIKAELEAALPPATGTLARVAKGFRKLADALPFGAPRRRFWAEYYDTAGPRAVERGEDVAATLHALLDEHLAAEARPGHVDLVGAGPGDPELLTLKARRALDRADVVIHDRLVPAAILELARREATIVEAGKTGFGPSMPQESINALMVRHAARGAHVVRLKGGDPAVFGRLDEEIEALDAAGLSWSVVPGITAASAAVAAIGQSLTKRRRNASVRLLTAHDMEGFVDHDWRALARPGEVAGIYMGLRAARWMQGRLLMHGAAPDTPVTVVENAARPEQRVRAATLATLAEAAGDAAGPALILFGLAPRGRAEAPAMEVAL from the coding sequence ATGAACCACTTTCCCGTCTTCCTGGCCCTCGAAGGCCGCCGCGTGCTGGTCGTCGGCGGCGGCGACGCGGCCGTGGCGAAGCTGCGCCTGTTGCTCAAGACCACCGCCCACGTCAACGTCGTGGCAGAGTCCCCCGCCCCCGAGATCGAGGCCTGGGCCGCCGAGGGCCGCCTCGCCCTCCACCGCCGCACCCAGACCCCCGGCGACGCGCTGTGCTGCCCCATCGCCTACGCCGCCTCCGAGGACGCTGCGCTCGACGCCGCCACGCTGCGCATGGCCGCAGCCGACGGCGCGCTGGTGAACGTGGTGGACGACCTCGAGAACTCGCAGTTCATCACCCCCGCCATTGTGGACCGCAACCCCGTGACCGTGGCCATCGGTACGGAAGGCACCGCGCCCGTGCTGGCCCGCAAGATCAAGGCAGAGCTGGAAGCCGCGCTGCCCCCCGCCACCGGCACCCTGGCACGCGTCGCCAAGGGGTTTCGCAAGCTGGCCGACGCCCTGCCCTTCGGCGCGCCCCGCCGCCGCTTCTGGGCCGAGTACTACGACACCGCCGGCCCCCGCGCGGTGGAGCGCGGCGAGGACGTCGCCGCGACGCTTCACGCCCTGCTGGACGAGCACCTCGCGGCGGAAGCCCGCCCCGGACACGTCGACCTCGTCGGTGCCGGCCCCGGCGATCCGGAGCTGCTGACCCTCAAGGCCCGCCGCGCGCTCGATCGCGCCGACGTGGTGATCCACGACCGGCTGGTGCCCGCCGCCATCCTGGAGCTGGCCCGCCGCGAGGCCACCATCGTGGAGGCCGGCAAGACGGGCTTCGGCCCCTCGATGCCGCAGGAGAGCATCAATGCCTTGATGGTCCGCCACGCGGCCCGGGGCGCTCATGTGGTGCGCCTGAAGGGCGGCGATCCGGCCGTGTTCGGGCGACTCGACGAGGAGATCGAGGCGCTGGACGCGGCCGGCCTCTCGTGGTCCGTCGTGCCCGGCATCACCGCCGCTTCGGCCGCCGTGGCCGCCATCGGGCAGAGCCTGACGAAGCGCCGCCGCAACGCCTCCGTGCGCCTCCTGACCGCGCACGACATGGAGGGCTTCGTCGACCACGACTGGCGCGCGCTGGCCCGTCCCGGCGAGGTCGCAGGCATCTACATGGGCCTCCGGGCCGCGCGCTGGATGCAGGGGCGCCTGCTCATGCACGGCGCCGCGCCGGACACCCCCGTCACCGTGGTCGAGAATGCCGCGCGCCCCGAGCAGCGCGTCCGTGCGGCCACCCTCGCCACTCTCGCCGAGGCTGCGGGCGATGCCGCCGGTCCCGCCCTCATCCTATTCGGTCTGGCCCCTCGCGGCCGGGCCGAAGCGCCTGCCATGGAGGTCGCCCTCTGA
- a CDS encoding nitrite/sulfite reductase, translating to MYHYDDFDRAFLAERNAQFRAQVARRLDGSLTEDEFKPLRLMNGVYLQLHAYMLRVAIPYGTLSSAQMRMLAELATRWDKGYGHFTTRQNIQYNWPRLVDIPDMLDRLGEVGLHAIQTSGNTIRNVTADHFAGAAADEIADPRPVAELVRQWSTDHPEFQFLPRKFKIAVTGSPNDRAVTRAHDIGLRMVERDGEPGFEVLVGGGLGRTPMIGKVIREFLPRADLLPYCEAIVSVYNRLGRRDNKYKARIKITVHETGLEAFRNAVEARFDEVRALFTGEDQALLADLEAQFAPPAFREADALPPVLDPVLRSWIDTNTVSHRRDDHAVVTVSLKAHGATPGDATADQMRLLADLADAHAYGELRISHEQNVILPHVPRDALPALHAALRDAGLATANVGLASDIIACPGMDYCALATARSIPVAQGIATRLEELKIEHDVGHLKIKISGCINACGHHHVGHIGILGLDRAGVENYQITLGGDGTETAALGERTGPGFAYDEIVPAVERLITAYLDLRERDDETFLQTFRRLGMAPFKSALYDKERAHAA from the coding sequence ATGTACCACTACGACGATTTCGACCGCGCCTTCCTCGCGGAGCGCAACGCGCAGTTCCGCGCCCAGGTGGCGCGCCGCCTCGACGGCTCGCTGACCGAGGACGAGTTCAAGCCGCTGCGGCTGATGAACGGCGTGTACCTGCAGCTCCACGCCTACATGCTGCGCGTGGCTATCCCCTACGGGACGCTCTCGTCGGCGCAGATGCGCATGCTGGCCGAGCTCGCGACACGCTGGGACAAGGGCTATGGCCACTTCACCACGCGCCAGAACATCCAGTACAACTGGCCCCGGCTGGTCGACATTCCCGACATGCTGGACCGGCTGGGCGAGGTGGGCCTCCACGCCATCCAGACCTCCGGCAACACGATCCGCAACGTGACCGCCGACCACTTCGCGGGGGCGGCCGCCGACGAGATCGCCGATCCGCGCCCCGTGGCGGAGCTGGTGCGTCAGTGGTCCACCGACCACCCGGAGTTCCAGTTTCTGCCGCGCAAGTTCAAGATCGCCGTGACCGGCAGCCCGAACGACCGCGCGGTCACCCGCGCCCACGACATCGGCCTGCGCATGGTCGAGCGCGACGGCGAGCCGGGGTTCGAGGTGCTGGTGGGCGGCGGTCTGGGCCGCACGCCGATGATCGGCAAGGTGATCCGCGAGTTCCTGCCCCGCGCGGACCTCCTGCCCTACTGCGAGGCGATCGTGTCGGTCTACAACCGCCTCGGGCGCCGCGACAACAAGTACAAGGCGCGCATCAAGATCACCGTCCACGAGACCGGGCTGGAGGCGTTCCGCAACGCCGTCGAGGCGCGCTTCGACGAGGTGCGCGCGCTCTTCACCGGCGAGGACCAGGCGCTGCTGGCGGACCTCGAGGCCCAGTTCGCGCCCCCCGCCTTCCGCGAGGCGGACGCGCTGCCGCCCGTTCTCGACCCCGTGCTGCGCTCGTGGATCGACACGAACACGGTTTCGCACCGGCGCGACGACCACGCGGTCGTCACGGTCTCGCTCAAGGCCCACGGCGCCACGCCGGGCGACGCGACCGCCGATCAGATGCGCCTGCTGGCCGACCTCGCGGACGCCCACGCCTACGGCGAGCTGCGCATAAGCCACGAGCAGAACGTGATTCTTCCGCACGTGCCGCGCGACGCGCTGCCCGCGCTCCATGCGGCGCTGCGGGACGCCGGCCTCGCCACCGCCAACGTCGGGCTGGCCTCGGACATCATCGCCTGCCCGGGCATGGACTATTGCGCGCTGGCCACGGCCCGCTCGATCCCTGTCGCGCAAGGCATTGCCACCCGGCTCGAAGAGCTGAAGATCGAGCACGACGTGGGCCACCTCAAGATCAAGATCTCCGGCTGCATCAATGCCTGCGGCCACCACCACGTCGGACACATCGGAATCCTCGGACTGGATCGGGCGGGCGTGGAGAACTACCAGATCACCCTCGGCGGAGACGGCACCGAGACCGCCGCCCTCGGCGAGCGCACCGGCCCCGGCTTCGCCTACGACGAGATCGTGCCGGCCGTGGAGCGCCTGATCACCGCCTATCTCGACCTGCGCGAGCGGGACGACGAGACGTTCCTCCAGACCTTCCGCCGCCTCGGGATGGCGCCCTTCAAGAGCGCCCTCTACGACAAGGAGCGCGCCCATGCCGCTTGA
- a CDS encoding Lrp/AsnC family transcriptional regulator yields MAVRMDELDRKILRELQRDAGQALDAIAAKVGSSKTPVWNRIRKLREAGVIGPNTVVVDPEALGLEACFFVLIRTSEHEAGWQAKFLETLRKRPEVLEAHRLAGEIDYILKVRVENARAYDAFYQALISEVRVFNVTALLSMEELKNEHALPV; encoded by the coding sequence ATGGCGGTCCGGATGGACGAGCTGGATCGGAAGATCCTTCGGGAGTTGCAGCGCGATGCGGGGCAGGCGCTCGATGCGATCGCCGCAAAGGTGGGATCGTCGAAGACGCCCGTGTGGAACCGCATCCGCAAGCTGCGCGAGGCCGGCGTGATCGGGCCGAACACGGTGGTCGTGGACCCCGAGGCGCTGGGGCTGGAGGCCTGCTTCTTCGTGCTGATCCGCACCTCGGAGCACGAGGCCGGGTGGCAGGCCAAGTTCCTCGAAACGCTGCGAAAACGCCCCGAGGTGCTGGAGGCGCACCGGCTCGCCGGGGAGATCGACTACATCCTCAAGGTGCGGGTCGAGAACGCCCGCGCCTACGACGCCTTCTACCAGGCGCTGATCTCCGAGGTGCGCGTGTTCAACGTCACGGCGCTGCTCTCGATGGAGGAACTGAAGAACGAGCACGCTCTGCCCGTGTGA
- a CDS encoding ferredoxin--NADP reductase: protein MNQMTAVPAAKPATPALPDAQTVTAVTHWTDWLFSFRVTRPASLRFRSGEFVMIGLMGDPDPKTGRQKPLLRAYSIASPSWDDELEFYSIKVQDGPLTSKLQHIRPGDEIILRPKPVGTLVHDALLPGKRLWLFATGTGFAPFASLLRDPETFERFDEVIVTHTCRDVAELAYGRAVIDGLRSDEMVRELLGEENLAKLRYYPTTTREPSEKMGRITDLLRSSEALRDLGVDRISPETDRAMVCGSMGLNTDIKAILEGFGLEEGANSDPKHYVVEKAFVG, encoded by the coding sequence ATGAACCAGATGACCGCCGTTCCGGCCGCCAAGCCGGCCACCCCCGCCCTGCCCGACGCCCAGACCGTGACCGCCGTCACCCACTGGACCGACTGGCTGTTCTCGTTCCGCGTGACGCGGCCCGCGAGCTTGCGCTTCCGCTCGGGCGAGTTCGTGATGATCGGGCTGATGGGCGATCCGGACCCGAAGACCGGTCGCCAGAAACCGCTGCTGCGCGCCTACTCAATCGCCTCGCCGTCCTGGGACGACGAGCTGGAGTTCTACTCGATCAAGGTGCAGGACGGCCCGCTGACCTCGAAGCTCCAGCACATCCGGCCCGGCGACGAGATCATCCTGCGGCCCAAGCCCGTGGGCACGCTGGTCCACGACGCGCTGCTGCCGGGCAAGCGCCTGTGGCTCTTCGCCACCGGCACGGGCTTCGCGCCCTTCGCCTCGCTCCTGCGCGACCCAGAGACCTTTGAGCGCTTCGACGAGGTGATCGTCACCCACACCTGCCGGGACGTCGCCGAGCTGGCCTACGGCCGCGCGGTGATCGACGGCCTCCGTTCCGACGAGATGGTGCGCGAGCTGCTGGGCGAGGAGAACCTCGCTAAGCTGCGCTACTACCCCACCACCACCCGCGAGCCGTCCGAGAAGATGGGCCGGATCACCGACCTCCTGCGCTCCAGCGAAGCGCTGCGCGACCTCGGCGTCGACCGCATCTCGCCCGAGACCGACCGCGCCATGGTCTGCGGCTCGATGGGGCTGAACACAGACATCAAGGCGATCCTCGAGGGCTTCGGCCTGGAGGAGGGCGCGAACTCCGACCCGAAGCACTACGTGGTCGAGAAGGCCTTCGTGGGCTGA